AGAGCTGAAGCATGGTCACCCCGTGCCGCGCCACCAGCTCGCCGATCTCCAGCGGGTCCGGGTTCTGGCCGGACTGCAGCACACAGCGCGCGCCGAACAGCAGGGCACCGAACAGCTCCAGGCCGAAGGCGTCCCAGGACACCGGGGAGCACTGCAGGAAGACCTCGTCGGGGCCGAACCCCGCGTAGTCCTGCCCGAGATACGTGCCGGTCAGGGCGCGGTGCGGGGACATCACGCCCTTGGGCCGGCCGGTGGAGCCGGAGGTGAACATCACGCAGGCGACGTCCTCCGGGCCGACCCCGGTGGCGAGGTTCCCGGCGGGGGCGTCGGACGTGGCCTCGTCCTCGACGTACAGGGTCGTCGCGGCCGTCAGCCGGCCGCCCAGCGGCCGCGAGGTGACGAGCAGTGGCGCGCCGGTCTCCTCCAGGGACAGGGCCAGCCGCTCCACCGGGAACTGCGGGTCGAGCATGGTGTAGCCGCCGCCCGCCTTGAGCACCGCCAGCAGCGCCACCACCATGTCGAAGCCGCGCTCCAGATGGACGCCGACCAGCGTGCCCGGTGCGACGCCGAGACCGGCCAGCCGGTGCGCGAGACGGTTGGCCCGCTCGTTGAGCGCGCCGTAGGTCAGCTCCTCGGCCTCGTGGACCAGGGCGACGGCGTCGGGGCCCCGCGCGGCCTGCGCCTCGAACAGCTCGTGCACGCACGCCCCGGCGGGCGCCCGCTGCCCGGCGGGCCCGGTGGGCCGCAGGTCGCTCCAGTGGCGCTCGATGTGCGCCAGGCAGCCCTCCCGGGTGTCGGTGCCGTGGGTCAACGACCAGCCGGCGGGTACCGCGATGCCGGCGGGCCACAGGCTGTGGCGGCCCAGGGAGTCCGTGAGGACCACATGGCCGCCGTCGTACTCCTCGAACGGATTGCTCACGAGGGCTCCCTCGTCGTCGGGTCCGGCCGCCGCTCGGCGGCCGGCTGCGGCCACAGGTCCTCCGGGGCCAGTTCGGCCACCGCGTACTTGCCCAAGGCACTGACCAGGAGCCGCAGTTCGAGCTCCAGGCAGGCGGTCAGCCGGATCAGCCCGCGGTCCGGGTCCTCGTCCGCGGCCAGCAGCGCCGCCCGGCCCAGACCGGCCGCGCGGGCACCCAGGGCCAGGCTCCTGGCCACCCGGCCGCCCTCCCACATCCGCCCGCTGACCAGCAGCGGGTGCGCCCCCGGACCGATCCGGCGCAGGCACTCGCCCAGGGGCAGCCCGACTCCGTCGAGGAAGGCGTGCGGTGCCCAGCCGGTGCCGCCCTCGGCGCCGTCGACGGTCACCGCGTCGGCACCGGCCTGCCATGCCACCGCCGCGGCCCGGTCCACGTCCCGGCCCGGGAAGAGCTTCACCCATACCCGGACCCGCGGATAGTTGCTGCGCATGAAGCGGATCTGCTGGCGCAGGATCTCCTCGGTGACGGTCCCCGGTGCGCTGCAGCGCAGCACGTCGCCCTTCTCGCCGAGGGTGTCCCGCACCCGGTAGCGGTCGGCCAGCCGGTCCGCTTCGGCCGCGTCCACCAGCGTCATCCCGCCCAGGCCCGGTTTGGCGCCCTGGCCGACCTTGAGCTCGAAGGCCAGCCGCCCGGAGGCCAGCAGCGGCTGGACGTGCGGGTCGCTGTGCAGCAGGTTCCACACCTCGGCGTCGGCGTCCTCGGTGCTCTGCTGCACGGCGACGCCACCGGCGCCGTCGGGCAGTTCGTCGGCGTACGCGCGGATGCGGCGCAGCAGGCCGGAGGCGGCGCCGGCGCCGTCGGACGCGGTGCCGGGCCGTCCGTAGCCGCTGACGGGCAGCACGTTCTCCCCGATGACCAGGGGCAGGCCGAGGCGTCCCGCCTGCCGGCCGACGGCGGTGCCGAGGCCGTCGCCGGCGGCGCGGGTCGAGCCGAACGCCGAGACGTACAGCGGCAGTGGGGCGTGGAAGCCGCCGATGTCGGTGGTCAGGTCGACATCGGAGTGCTGGGGCTCGCGGCCGAGTTCGATGAGCTTTTCCAGCCGCCGCGGCATGAACACCGGCGGCACCAGACGCCCGGTCTCCAGCAGGTCACCGGGCGCGCCGTACGGGGCGCCCGCTTCGGGTGCGCCGGGGGTCGCGCCGAGCAGCGCGTGTCCGTAGCCGGACAGCGGCGGGAAGGCCGCGGCGGTGCCCGAGCGGGCCCGCTCACGCACCGCCGCCTCGGGGAACCCCGGGGCCGACAGGCCGCCGGCGCCGGTCACAACGACACCACGCCGGGGATCTTCGGGAACGCGGTGGCCTCCCAGACCGCGTCCAGGCCGCACACGTAGCGGGTCAGCCGCTCGATGCCGATGCCGAACCCGGCACTGGCCGGAATGCCTTCCCGGGCCACCTCCAGGAAGTGCTGGTACTTGCCGGGGTTCTCGCCGGTCTCCCGCATCCGGGTGACGATCCGCGCGTGGTCGAACTCCCGCTCCGCGCCGCTGATCAGCTCGCCGAATCCCTCGGCCGCCAGCAGGTCGAAGTTCCGCAGGGTGCCGGGCACTTCGGGGTCCTCGCGGTCGTAGAAACCGCGCGAGCCCTTCGGGTAGCCGGTGACGAAGAACGGGCGGGTGGCCTTGCGGGACAGCATCGCCTCGCCCTCCCAGTCGATCTCCGCGTCCGGGTTCTGCTCGTGTCCGAGGACGGCCAGATCGGCGACCGCCGTGGCGTGGCTGAGGCGGTCGAAGGGCCGGGCGAGCAGGTCGGTGAAGGCGTCCGGGTCCCGGCCGAGCACGTCGAGGTCCTCGGGCAGCTGCTCGGTGACCGTCCGCACCGCGGCACGGACGAGGTCCTCGGCGACGCCCATCGCGTCCTGCGCGCCGGCGCCCGCGATCTCCACGTCGAACTGGTGGAACTCGGCGAGGTGCCGCTGGGTCGAGCAGGTCTCCGGGGGCTCCAGGCGGACGTTGGGCGCCACGCAGAAGATCTTGTCGAAGGTCAGCAGCGCCGCCTGCTTGTACATGATGGCGCTGGTCATCAGCTTGTAGCGGTGCCCGTAGTAGTCGACGTCGACCTGCTTGGCGCCGCGTCCGCCCGGGTCGGTGGCCGGGCCGATGACGGGCGGCAGCAGCTCGACGAAGCCGAGCGCGCGCAGATGGTCGCGGGCCGCGGAGACGATCTGCTGCTGGATGCGCAGAACGGCGCGGGTGCGGGGGCTGTCGAGGTGCTTCCGGGGTGAGGGCGGCAGCTGGCTCATGTGCCTTTACTCCGTGGGGTGCTGACGGGGCCGGGGGCCCGCGCGTGGTGCGGCCGGTGAGGTTCGGGGCGGGGCGGGGGCGTTCAGGGGCGGAGGGCGAACTCCGCCCGGAACCCGAAGAATCCGCTGGGCGCGTCCTGGACCTGGCTGAAGCGGACATCGCCGCGGGCGCCGCGGTACTTGCCGGACCCGCCGGTGACCACGCCCTCGAAGGAGTAGTCGGCGGCGGCGCCGGGACGGGCCTTCTTCGCGCCGGTGACGGTGTCGAAGGGCAGCAGCTGGCTCACGCTGAGCTGGCCGCCGGGGAGCTTCCACATGCTGGTGCACTGGGCCGCCCACATGTGGCCCTCGAAGTGGGCCTTGACGATGGCGCACTGGCCGCCGGTCTCACCGATCTTCTTCCGGGCCGTGTCGGTGATGTCGGCGTAGCTGGTGAACGAGGTGCCCACCTTCGCGTCCGCCGGTATCGCGATGTCGGTGATCTGCTCCTCCACCACCAGGGAGGGTCTCGGGGCGGCGGAGCCACCGGGGTCGGCCACCGCCACGCCGACGGTTGCGGCAAGGGCCAGGGCGGCGGCACCGAGGCCGAGGACGACTCGTTTCATGATTCCTCCGGGACGTTGTGCGCGGCGTACCGGGGCACGCCGCGCGGTGCTGGGGACGGGCACAGCAGCGGGAACGGGCGGGCGGTCGGGAGTGCTCGGGGTGGTCCGGGCCGTCAGGACAGGAGGCGTACGAGGGAGGGCACGGTGTCCGCCGGTGCGGGCATGGCCTCGATCTCCGTCCGCACCTCCTCGGCGGCGGCGCGGTAGGCCGCGTCCTCCAGCAGCGCCGAGAGGTGATCGGTGGTGAAGGCGTCCAGCTCGACGCCGACGCCGACCCCGCGGCTGGCCACCGCCTTGGTGTTGAGCAGCTGTTCGTTGCCGTGCGGCACGATCAGCTGCGGTACGCCGCGGGCCAGCGCGGTGAAGGTCGTCCCGTCGCCGCCGTGGTGCACCACGGCGGCACAGGTCGGCAGGAGTTCGTGCAGCGGGATCCAGCCGGTGGGGCGGACGTTGGCGGGGAGGTCGCCCAGCGCCGACAGGTCGCTGTCGCCGACTGCCAGCACGATCTCCGCGCCGGTACGGGCCGCTTCGTGCACCACCCGCTTGAGGTGGCCCACGCCGTCCACGCCGGGGACCACCGTGCCCAGCGTGAGGCACACCCGGGGGCGTCCGGCCGGCCGGGTCACCCAGTCCGGGAGGAGCCCGCCGCCGTTGTGCGGCAGATAGCGCATCGGCCGGGTGGTGGGCTCCGGCGCGACGACGCTGGGCGGCGCCATGCCGATGGCGACGGCGGGCGGTTCGACGGCGGGTACGCCGTGATGCGCGGCCAGCCAGCGGGTGAACTGCGGGTGGAAGAAGCGGTCGACGCCCTGGAGATGAATCTCCAGCTGCACCCGGGGAATTCCGAGCCGGGTGGCCACCAGAGGGGCTCCGATATGTGACGGCTCATGGATGATGACGTCCGGGCGCCAGCGCCGGGCGAT
The sequence above is a segment of the Streptomyces lydicus genome. Coding sequences within it:
- a CDS encoding amino acid adenylation domain-containing protein, with amino-acid sequence MSNPFEEYDGGHVVLTDSLGRHSLWPAGIAVPAGWSLTHGTDTREGCLAHIERHWSDLRPTGPAGQRAPAGACVHELFEAQAARGPDAVALVHEAEELTYGALNERANRLAHRLAGLGVAPGTLVGVHLERGFDMVVALLAVLKAGGGYTMLDPQFPVERLALSLEETGAPLLVTSRPLGGRLTAATTLYVEDEATSDAPAGNLATGVGPEDVACVMFTSGSTGRPKGVMSPHRALTGTYLGQDYAGFGPDEVFLQCSPVSWDAFGLELFGALLFGARCVLQSGQNPDPLEIGELVARHGVTMLQLSASLFNFLVDEVPEAFEGVRYAITGGEPASVPHIAKARRDHPALRLGNGYGPAESMGFTTHHAVVAEDLSGTALPIGLPLAGKRAYVLDDELKPAVNGALGELYVAGAGLAHGYVSRPALTAERFVADPFAGPGGERMYRTGDLARRRADGVLEYVGRADDQVKIRGFRVEPGEVEARLVGHPAVRQAAVLAQESRLGDKQLVAYVVAERADAPPGAAELRRHVAEALPAYMVPVEFVPVDVLPRTPNGKLDRRALTGVG
- a CDS encoding glutamate synthase-related protein, whose translation is MTGAGGLSAPGFPEAAVRERARSGTAAAFPPLSGYGHALLGATPGAPEAGAPYGAPGDLLETGRLVPPVFMPRRLEKLIELGREPQHSDVDLTTDIGGFHAPLPLYVSAFGSTRAAGDGLGTAVGRQAGRLGLPLVIGENVLPVSGYGRPGTASDGAGAASGLLRRIRAYADELPDGAGGVAVQQSTEDADAEVWNLLHSDPHVQPLLASGRLAFELKVGQGAKPGLGGMTLVDAAEADRLADRYRVRDTLGEKGDVLRCSAPGTVTEEILRQQIRFMRSNYPRVRVWVKLFPGRDVDRAAAVAWQAGADAVTVDGAEGGTGWAPHAFLDGVGLPLGECLRRIGPGAHPLLVSGRMWEGGRVARSLALGARAAGLGRAALLAADEDPDRGLIRLTACLELELRLLVSALGKYAVAELAPEDLWPQPAAERRPDPTTREPS
- a CDS encoding asparagine synthetase A; translated protein: MSQLPPSPRKHLDSPRTRAVLRIQQQIVSAARDHLRALGFVELLPPVIGPATDPGGRGAKQVDVDYYGHRYKLMTSAIMYKQAALLTFDKIFCVAPNVRLEPPETCSTQRHLAEFHQFDVEIAGAGAQDAMGVAEDLVRAAVRTVTEQLPEDLDVLGRDPDAFTDLLARPFDRLSHATAVADLAVLGHEQNPDAEIDWEGEAMLSRKATRPFFVTGYPKGSRGFYDREDPEVPGTLRNFDLLAAEGFGELISGAEREFDHARIVTRMRETGENPGKYQHFLEVAREGIPASAGFGIGIERLTRYVCGLDAVWEATAFPKIPGVVSL
- a CDS encoding allene oxide cyclase barrel-like domain-containing protein, coding for MKRVVLGLGAAALALAATVGVAVADPGGSAAPRPSLVVEEQITDIAIPADAKVGTSFTSYADITDTARKKIGETGGQCAIVKAHFEGHMWAAQCTSMWKLPGGQLSVSQLLPFDTVTGAKKARPGAAADYSFEGVVTGGSGKYRGARGDVRFSQVQDAPSGFFGFRAEFALRP
- a CDS encoding nucleotide disphospho-sugar-binding domain-containing protein; amino-acid sequence: MRALFMFLSGFSHISPSIPLAWALRSAGHEILYTGTGERTRVVAESGLSMADTAPEADVEAVLVNRPGTRSGTPGETEGESERIAHLSGMFDPAKIIDARDAARIAETFAGFAELTLDGDLEIARRWRPDVIIHEPSHIGAPLVATRLGIPRVQLEIHLQGVDRFFHPQFTRWLAAHHGVPAVEPPAVAIGMAPPSVVAPEPTTRPMRYLPHNGGGLLPDWVTRPAGRPRVCLTLGTVVPGVDGVGHLKRVVHEAARTGAEIVLAVGDSDLSALGDLPANVRPTGWIPLHELLPTCAAVVHHGGDGTTFTALARGVPQLIVPHGNEQLLNTKAVASRGVGVGVELDAFTTDHLSALLEDAAYRAAAEEVRTEIEAMPAPADTVPSLVRLLS